One genomic region from Thermoleptolyngbya sichuanensis A183 encodes:
- a CDS encoding HAD family hydrolase: MSSIQLVVFDMAGTTVKDEQEVEKCFFLAAERTGLEATTDQIVSMMGWAKKRVFQTLWEAQLGAGHPDLSEQIDVSYAAFCSVLEEHYQTHSVSPTEGCLAMFSYLQNQGIAIALNTGFYRKVTDIILNRLGWDVGLNSDYVGGPNSIIQASVTPSEIYNQEGRPAPYMIQKAMYKLGVKDPQAVVVIGDTPSDLAAGINAHACLSLGVTNGTHERSQLAAYPNDGLLDSLMELKGVLVSLEASS; encoded by the coding sequence GTGTCTAGTATTCAGCTTGTTGTGTTCGACATGGCGGGCACAACGGTTAAGGATGAGCAAGAAGTTGAGAAGTGCTTCTTTCTGGCAGCCGAACGAACCGGACTGGAAGCAACGACTGACCAGATTGTGTCCATGATGGGATGGGCAAAAAAACGAGTTTTTCAAACCCTTTGGGAAGCCCAACTTGGTGCAGGTCATCCAGATTTATCCGAACAGATTGATGTGTCCTACGCTGCATTTTGCTCGGTGCTAGAGGAGCATTATCAAACCCATTCTGTTTCGCCTACAGAGGGTTGTTTGGCGATGTTTTCCTATTTGCAGAACCAGGGAATTGCGATCGCCCTCAACACAGGTTTTTATCGAAAAGTAACGGACATCATCCTAAATCGTTTGGGTTGGGATGTGGGGCTAAATTCGGACTATGTGGGTGGCCCCAACTCCATCATTCAAGCCTCCGTTACGCCATCAGAAATTTACAACCAGGAGGGCAGGCCTGCGCCCTACATGATTCAGAAAGCGATGTATAAATTAGGCGTTAAAGACCCCCAGGCGGTGGTGGTTATTGGGGATACGCCGTCTGATTTGGCCGCTGGAATCAATGCTCATGCGTGCCTGTCTCTGGGGGTCACCAACGGAACCCACGAGCGATCGCAACTGGCGGCTTATCCCAATGACGGACTGCTAGATTCGCTGATGGAGCTAAAGGGAGTCTTAGTGAGTTTGGAAGCGTCGTCGTGA